From the Penicillium oxalicum strain HP7-1 chromosome V, whole genome shotgun sequence genome, one window contains:
- a CDS encoding Mediator of RNA polymerase II transcription subunit 18 — MHELLLFASVPVHQHHELLQQLAGLTAMQPRHALERRLIFKAFRKPGVITGRVGGSQDLQQANAADLQRVNKMLNGGMFYTQVVGPVLEKDFAAAPSNMPSSESDRDTQMAGMEDSGPPPAGPSTSDTAATGYDFDQQPWKLEFRDIPEAATRSAVTTRLMASAALPRGNVEPSMNAWGYGFVTEYLVEGDVFIHNDIVIFLHRILHYPAGEREPREPRRTLPGLKEMAPLEKTGSYVLQASITVQDGSNQETMKMASQHLLGLREQLKSAVRLEPADRLSLDTRAK; from the exons ATGCACGAGCTCCTGCTCTTCGCCTCGGTCCCGGTCCACCAGCATCATGAGCTCTTGCAGCAGCTGGCGGGCCTGACGGCCATGCAACCTCGCCACGCGCTGGAGCGTCGGCTCATCTTCAAGGCCTTTCGCAAGCCCGGCGTGATCACTGGCCGTGTGGGTGGCAGCCAAGATCTGCAACAGGCCAATGCGGCTGATCTCCAACGGGTGAACAAGATGCTCAACGGGGGCATGTTCTACACTCAGGTCGTGGGCCCCGTCTTGGAGAAGGATTTCGCGGCCGCGCCATCCAACATGCCCTCGTCGGAGTCGGATCGCGACACGCAGATGGCCGGGATGGAGGACTCGGGACCACCTCCTGCGGGACCGTCAACCTCTGACACAGCTGCCACTGGATATGACTTTGACCAGCAGCCATGGAAGCTGGAGTTTAGAGACATCCCCGAAGCTGCGACGCGTTCGGCCGTCACAACGCGGTTGATGGCTAGTGCCGCCCTGCCTCGCGGAAACGTCGAACCATCGATGAATGCATGGGGATACGG ATTCGTGACGGAGTACCTCGTTGAGGGCGATGTCTTCATCCACAATGACATCGTGATTTTCCTGCATCGCATCCTGCACTACCCAGCAGGAGAGAGGGAGCCTCGGGAGCCCCGGCGAACCCTGCCCGGATTGAAGGAGATGGCACCGTTGGAAAAGACGGGCAGCTATGTCCTCCAGGCCTCTATCACTGTTCAGGATGGGAGCAACCAGGAgaccatgaagatggcaTCTCAGCACTTGCTTGGGTTGCGGGAACAGCTCAAGTCGGCAGTGCGGCTGGAACCAGCGGATCGCCTGTCCTTGGACACGCGGGCCAAGTGA